Part of the Phycodurus eques isolate BA_2022a chromosome 3, UOR_Pequ_1.1, whole genome shotgun sequence genome, TTCCGGTCATTGCTTTAAGATGACCTATGAAGAGACAGCAGACACCTGCCACCTGTGACAAgacagctcttttttttctgctgccagctgccaaatttgaaaaatgacattcaaattagaacccaaaaaaaaaattccaaaggtGGTGCCTCCAAAACaatggcaattaaaaaaaattgcagttcAATCCATGTTGCACAATTACATACCTGAAACAGTGAGTGACGTATTAATGGTCGTAAAGGTGGACTCATTTGATTTGTCATAAAACAACATCTCCACTGATCAAATAGTCACGATAACATTCTCTGGCTATTTATTTAGTACAGCACTTCAGCTGACAAGCTCGTGCCACCAAGTTAGTATGATAGACTACCTTTTTGTTGCGAGCTATGGGTAGCCTTGgatttgaccacaaactgagaaTACATTGCATGTATTAATTAACGACcgcggtgtccttgagcaaggcatcgAAACCCTTAACTGCTCTCTTGGCGCTACGCGTCACCCTCGTGCCCTCATGTCACTCAAGGTGTTGTTCGTAGCCTATGCTGTATTCACTACCATGACGGTTCAAAAGCAAACATCTAAATTATGCTCAAAAAAGGGAGTTTGTTCATCCCTTACTTGGTTAAAGGAGAGACTGTGCAATAGAGCGTCAAAAGACTCCACTATTAGTCCCACAGCAGTCCTGTAACAGAGTTGTGACAATACTGTCCATCTTTACATGTAATGAGCCATTTCTTAATAACACAGATAAAGGAACTCTACATTCACAACATAAAATCAAATGGTTATACGGTGAGGAGTCATGTCATATAATCTTCATAGAATTAAGCCAAATGTCATAATTAGATGTCACTACGATACATGAGTCGAGTGTGCACCTTTTTGCATGAGACATTAAAAGCACTGAAATCATGTAAGAGAAAGGTAGGTATGCATTTTTCAATACTCTAGGACAGGGTAAGACAAAACAAGAGACAGTGGAGATGCTATAAATGATCGAGATAAGGAATAATGGTCccaagggggggggaaaaatgatacaaaactgattcagtgaaaaaaaataaaataaataaaaataaaatcagacagAAACTATGTTGCACTGTTCCTGGTTCCTAatggcagcactgcatcaaaataaTACTAGTTAGTCAGCACTAAAAGCAAATTTAATGTCAGTATTGAAAAGAATGGGTCCATCAATTAATTTTCTCCAAGTACCTTACCAATTACAGAGTCTAACCACTTTTTGTATGCCAGGCCAAAGTGTCTCTGCTCGGGGTTACATTGCCTCTCCAAAATAGCGCTCAGAAATGTGCACTCTGAGGACAGGCTGGGGAGGCTTGACAGACGGAAACCCCTCTTCAGACGCTTGCTGTCGGTAGGATCAGGCAAGGATATGCCATCTACCTCCATAGTGTCAGCTCCCCAATCTCCACAGTCCTGAGCGCCTGGCTTCAGTCGGACTGTGTCCCCAATGTTATTGAGGACAGTGCTTCCATTACTGTTGAAGTAGTGTAGCTGGTGTTCCCACCTCCACTGGTGCCACAAATAGAAGACATGCCGTCTAGAGTAAAGAGGAatggggaaaatatatattcattttcaaatcgTCTGAGTAAAAGATGTAAATGTAATAACCTTGCAGTCATCAATAATTggtcaataaaaaaactgcTATTTCAGTTATGTGTAGGCAGGGCTATTAAACGGCATGGTCCTAAAATGACAACATCTTATGTAATGGTCACTTGGGATACTCACCTGTGACTCCACAGGGTCTCATGTCCAGGGAAAGACCGGATCAGGTCTGAGCATAGTTCCATCTCCTGGTGGAAGAGCTCAAACAGTTTTGCTAATTCAAGCTCCCGCTCATCTTCATCCATTGTCTCTATTCCTGACTGCTGCCCATTGGCATTGACATTGATGGGACGCAAGAGCCTGCTTCTCGGCACTGTCCTCGACTGATGCTGGGGTGAGCAGTTTTTGCTGAGAGCTGGTGTCAGAGAAAACTCGTCGATTAGCTCCTTGAGCAGGAATTGGCGGTAGTGAAAGCCACTATGGTCGGATACATGAATTGACACCCATTGACGCATGGTGGACAGCTCATCATGGAAAACCTTTGAGGGAACAAAACACAGgccctgatgatgatgatgatgatgaactgacaaaaacattcatttcagAGTTAATGGTAGACTTTTTAACTGTCAAGCTAAGTGGCTGCAAGCACACTGACATTGACACGCGGAGCTCCGGAACAATGTCATGTGCTCAACGTGATTGGACACTGAGTGGTCCCtagattaataaaataataattatttatttttatggtaGGCAGGGGGTGCAGCGTATATTAGTTTGGATAAAAGCGTAGTTAATTTGGAAAGAGGGGTCGGAGAGGAAAGGCCTGCGTTTACGTCCGAGGTGATTCAAGCAAACATGAGAATGTTACAATCAAAGCTATCTTTGTCTCTATCAATCTCTGTTCTCCAGAAGGCTTGTTACATTCAATAGGATGATAGTTCTCGATATTAGCGGTCAACTgttgcactcaaacacacactgtACACAGGAGGCTGAATTTAGGGAAAGTTTTATGAAAACTACAGGAGAATTTGGGGACAAATGCAAAGGGACTTTACTGCAAGAATCAAAAGAAAGCATACATAAAGAACAAGATAAAGGACAAATGACTGAACTCATGAGATGAGTGTGAATGAATTGAAGCGTGGTgagagagaataaagttgtgacTCGTGAGAGATCGCTAACTCAACCCCAAGTCACTACACACCAATTTGTACTTTCTAGTAATCACTGCAATGTTTTACTCACAATCGTAGATCACCTgaggcctcatgtacaaagactgacgtggatttcctactgaagcATGACATACGCTCAAATACAGAAAACGCTATGCGCACAAAAATATCTAGATGCATGAATGTGTGCGTACGCAtaaatccaagcacatttccttcgtacatcccaatGTGGAATCGAgtgcacatgttggagtagcagacccctccctgtccacaccaatatttaaatatgcaaagcaTATTTAAACGAACCCTGCACCTGCGATCCCAATCTCCTCACGATCGGAAGAAATAGAAAACGAGCAAGGCAGGTAAGAAACATTTTCTGACTGCAAAGTGGAGGCGCggaaaaaaatcctgtttggcacgctgtcctcctgCATGaacaagaagagaaagaagTGAATGTAGGGGACAGCATGtatgcggctgtcaatgctgtggggtcggaacagcgcacacatgctgaaataaaaaaagaagtggtcagatataaaggtggatgtgaagaggaggacagctgcccaccgccaaagtgtgaaaaaaaaaaaccggcaGAGGAACTGGCGcagagggcctcaccccgtttgaGGAGAGTAGTtgcaatcatgggtgacacaCACTGCTCtttcaggggtggtgggagcacatgtggGTGACCGATTACCCCCAAGGTAAATACCAtgttatttttataactcacaacaaatgtgttcatacagtaacctacacgcACCCCTAtcagataaaggttcatgcgtaaatggtgtatgtatggtatttagTTTGTAATAAATCGTTTGAATTAAAATAGAAGCATGTCAGCAGATCAAAGACTGAACTCATGTttaattactcaatttattattttaatacacaggagaggacaagCATTCGCAGTGTGCTACATGATCGGGGGATTCCTCTCCCTGGCGTCTCTGGTGTCACATATGCGGTGGATACGTCCACAGTCATTGGCGTATCTGGCCCAATTACGCCCCAAGAACCGGCTGCTGCTGCCCGCCCGACTGGCCATATTCTCACCCgtgctgtgctggagtcacaaggagattgtgagggcaatcgGCAGcctaaatgatcgccttgatcagtTAATAGGTGTTctttaacaagtgaattctgagtccttgcctcttttacattgt contains:
- the ptar1 gene encoding protein prenyltransferase alpha subunit repeat-containing protein 1 isoform X2; protein product: MAESRSELDVLVQRVVKDITNAFKRNPNIDEIGVIPCPEGRYNRSPIVVVENKLGVESWCVKFLLPYVHNKLLLYRQRKHWLDKEALVDITSTLLLLNPDFTTAWNVRRWVLQQTLRRLSAADSSGKQKQGEAEQADVERSQQFSYHLAQMFHEELNVCSDAACSYPSNYNAWSHRIWVLQHMAKGNVEVFHDELSTMRQWVSIHVSDHSGFHYRQFLLKELIDEFSLTPALSKNCSPQHQSRTVPRSRLLRPINVNANGQQSGIETMDEDERELELAKLFELFHQEMELCSDLIRSFPGHETLWSHRRHVFYLWHQWRWEHQLHYFNSNGSTVLNNIGDTVRLKPGAQDCGDWGADTMEVDGISLPDPTDSKRLKRGFRLSSLPSLSSECTFLSAILERQCNPEQRHFGLAYKKWLDSVIGKVLGEN
- the ptar1 gene encoding protein prenyltransferase alpha subunit repeat-containing protein 1 isoform X1, with the protein product MAESRSELDVLVQRVVKDITNAFKRNPNIDEIGVIPCPEGRYNRSPIVVVENKLGVESWCVKFLLPYVHNKLLLYRQRKHWLDKEALVDITSTLLLLNPDFTTAWNVRKELIQCGVLDPEKDLYLGKLALTKFPKSPETWIHRRWVLQQTLRRLSAADSSGKQKQGEAEQADVERSQQFSYHLAQMFHEELNVCSDAACSYPSNYNAWSHRIWVLQHMAKGNVEVFHDELSTMRQWVSIHVSDHSGFHYRQFLLKELIDEFSLTPALSKNCSPQHQSRTVPRSRLLRPINVNANGQQSGIETMDEDERELELAKLFELFHQEMELCSDLIRSFPGHETLWSHRRHVFYLWHQWRWEHQLHYFNSNGSTVLNNIGDTVRLKPGAQDCGDWGADTMEVDGISLPDPTDSKRLKRGFRLSSLPSLSSECTFLSAILERQCNPEQRHFGLAYKKWLDSVIGKVLGEN
- the ptar1 gene encoding protein prenyltransferase alpha subunit repeat-containing protein 1 isoform X4, with product MYTNKTSYRSQLSDEHLRCVPRIATTKLTPDFDTVAKKRRWVLQQTLRRLSAADSSGKQKQGEAEQADVERSQQFSYHLAQMFHEELNVCSDAACSYPSNYNAWSHRIWVLQHMAKGNVEVFHDELSTMRQWVSIHVSDHSGFHYRQFLLKELIDEFSLTPALSKNCSPQHQSRTVPRSRLLRPINVNANGQQSGIETMDEDERELELAKLFELFHQEMELCSDLIRSFPGHETLWSHRRHVFYLWHQWRWEHQLHYFNSNGSTVLNNIGDTVRLKPGAQDCGDWGADTMEVDGISLPDPTDSKRLKRGFRLSSLPSLSSECTFLSAILERQCNPEQRHFGLAYKKWLDSVIGKVLGEN